The Leucobacter rhizosphaerae genome includes a region encoding these proteins:
- a CDS encoding diaminopimelate decarboxylase family protein, giving the protein MSVAEMVSNRIAADGLAVTAIENVKVTDLVAEYGTPLWVISSNQIRDNFSELAEAAQTLQPFEIAYSIKANNNRSVLETMRACGALVDCSSEWELKIALAAGVPGSAIILNGNGKSESYLQVAVDAGVRQINVDSLKEVQRLEDLAQQADREVDCVVRVKLSYRELLAVDPSYERTLRVAEAKFGSSIVNGDADRTIDAIAQSERLNFRGLSHHAGFAGYRANYTPDNQLLHVRECAREMAAYATVLRGRGTEVERLDVGGGLRSGRNVLLSTPGDGADVALHPLPTAEDYIKAIAAGITAGWAGDNRPLVQFETGGFQVANAVSLITTVQDVKETEHPTPRRFITVDSAMTMFTSRGSSRVGYPVAVAGDRADDRYESVPVEVVGPTCAYDSIAEDILLPRVEPGDLLMLMNQGAYAEVTSTQFNAFPRPAVVIVDGKHSHLVRRRETLEDIVSREVSAS; this is encoded by the coding sequence ATGAGTGTCGCTGAGATGGTGAGCAATCGAATCGCGGCCGACGGTCTCGCCGTCACGGCGATCGAAAACGTCAAAGTGACCGATCTCGTTGCAGAGTATGGCACCCCGCTCTGGGTCATCTCCAGCAATCAGATCAGAGACAACTTTTCGGAACTCGCGGAGGCTGCCCAAACGCTGCAGCCGTTTGAGATCGCGTACTCGATCAAAGCCAATAACAATCGGAGCGTGCTTGAGACGATGCGCGCCTGCGGCGCGCTCGTGGATTGCTCCTCCGAGTGGGAGCTCAAGATCGCGCTCGCGGCAGGTGTTCCAGGCTCCGCAATCATCCTCAACGGCAATGGAAAATCAGAATCGTACCTCCAAGTCGCCGTCGACGCGGGCGTCCGACAGATCAACGTCGACTCCCTGAAAGAGGTGCAGCGACTGGAAGATCTCGCACAACAGGCCGATCGAGAGGTGGACTGCGTTGTCCGAGTGAAGTTGAGTTACCGAGAACTCCTTGCCGTCGATCCCTCGTACGAGCGCACCCTTCGCGTTGCCGAAGCCAAGTTCGGCAGCAGTATCGTCAACGGTGATGCAGACCGGACTATCGACGCGATAGCACAAAGCGAGAGGCTGAACTTCCGAGGACTCTCGCATCATGCCGGCTTTGCTGGTTATCGAGCCAACTACACTCCAGACAATCAACTCCTCCATGTCCGCGAGTGCGCGCGCGAAATGGCTGCATACGCCACTGTTCTGCGTGGGCGAGGAACGGAGGTCGAGCGACTGGATGTGGGCGGAGGGCTCCGGTCGGGCAGAAACGTCCTTCTCTCGACCCCCGGAGACGGTGCTGATGTCGCGCTGCATCCTCTCCCGACAGCAGAGGACTACATCAAAGCGATCGCAGCGGGCATTACAGCTGGCTGGGCGGGAGACAATCGTCCTCTAGTGCAGTTCGAGACGGGCGGATTCCAGGTGGCGAACGCAGTCTCGCTCATCACCACAGTGCAAGACGTGAAAGAAACTGAGCATCCAACGCCTCGTCGATTCATCACTGTCGATTCAGCAATGACGATGTTCACGTCACGGGGTTCATCGCGGGTCGGGTATCCTGTCGCCGTAGCGGGAGATCGCGCGGATGATCGGTATGAGTCGGTCCCAGTTGAGGTCGTTGGTCCCACCTGCGCCTATGATTCCATCGCCGAAGACATTCTCTTGCCAAGAGTCGAGCCCGGTGATTTGCTCATGCTTATGAACCAGGGGGCATACGCCGAAGTGACGTCGACACAGTTCAACGCATTTCCTCGGCCCGCGGTTGTGATCGTCGACGGAAAACATAGTCACCTCGTCCGTCGGCGAGAGACACTGGAGGATATCGTGTCCCGCGAGGTCTCGGCATCGTGA
- a CDS encoding thiamine pyrophosphate-binding protein, translating into MNLTRHGGHVVAEILAENGITRVFGQDSPEWLFAVLDHEVFTVTITRDERSAGFAADAAARLTGVPAVACGIHGPGFTNLLTSLYEARESGSPVIALVSGIETSKKGRGAFQELDQIAAAAPIVKFAERVERPDRIAETLRRAIVAATSGRPGPVLVELPNDVMGELQPLEPSLAAAAKLSELHSATYSVPDGLLEVLTSARRPVVLLGGGARHVPHDVVARLAERLGAAACVTAMGRGAFPEMHPLYAGVVGFMTDRADGSGAIANVQMRDADLVLVIGSALDGVTTDGGRLPGSDSRIVHVDRLHSAPIEPRDGEMRVLADATEFLNAATTALGDEVGEQTSLRQQELAVAWAQVESAQRHQADAQSESILPSRLLVELQAHLRPDDLLVCDAAYSSVWALSYLRQGLHFADTVAGRGAGTLGFGLPAAIGASRAFPDRRVVALVGDGGFGFGWGELETIARLGSEVTCIVLNNSVFSYQRLWHELNGTQARNLDFAPVRHEQLAEAVGIRGIRVVAAGELSTALERGLASGPSVIDVVIDPTELPPFRKERHIGK; encoded by the coding sequence ATGAATCTAACCCGTCATGGCGGGCACGTCGTCGCCGAAATCCTCGCGGAGAACGGCATCACTCGGGTGTTCGGGCAGGACTCGCCTGAGTGGCTGTTTGCGGTTCTCGATCATGAAGTCTTTACGGTAACGATTACGCGCGATGAACGTTCCGCTGGCTTCGCGGCCGACGCTGCCGCGCGACTCACCGGAGTGCCAGCAGTTGCCTGTGGCATTCATGGGCCGGGGTTTACGAACTTGCTGACGTCTCTCTATGAAGCCCGAGAGTCAGGCTCACCAGTGATTGCGCTGGTCAGTGGAATCGAGACTTCGAAGAAAGGACGCGGAGCATTCCAGGAACTTGACCAAATTGCAGCCGCAGCGCCCATCGTCAAATTCGCCGAAAGGGTTGAACGTCCTGACCGAATCGCGGAGACACTGCGTAGGGCCATTGTGGCCGCAACTTCCGGGCGGCCGGGACCGGTCCTTGTGGAACTCCCGAATGATGTCATGGGTGAGCTTCAGCCACTCGAGCCGAGTCTCGCTGCAGCGGCGAAGCTCTCCGAGTTACATTCCGCGACGTACTCGGTTCCAGACGGTCTCTTGGAGGTTCTCACTTCTGCACGGCGACCGGTCGTCCTCTTAGGCGGTGGTGCCCGACACGTTCCGCACGACGTCGTTGCACGTTTGGCTGAACGCCTCGGTGCCGCGGCGTGCGTCACTGCAATGGGGAGAGGCGCGTTCCCCGAGATGCATCCGCTGTACGCCGGGGTCGTTGGTTTCATGACTGATCGAGCTGACGGAAGCGGCGCTATCGCCAACGTCCAGATGCGCGATGCTGATCTTGTTCTTGTGATCGGGTCTGCTCTCGACGGTGTGACCACTGACGGTGGACGACTGCCCGGCAGCGATTCCAGAATTGTCCACGTGGATCGTCTGCATTCCGCTCCGATCGAGCCGCGCGACGGCGAAATGAGAGTTCTTGCTGACGCGACCGAATTCCTTAACGCCGCGACGACGGCTCTGGGGGACGAGGTCGGCGAGCAAACTTCCTTGCGGCAACAGGAGCTCGCCGTTGCGTGGGCACAGGTTGAGTCCGCGCAGCGTCACCAAGCTGACGCACAGTCGGAGTCCATACTGCCGTCCCGGCTCTTGGTTGAACTACAAGCACATCTGCGACCAGATGATCTCCTGGTGTGCGATGCCGCTTACAGCAGTGTGTGGGCACTCAGCTATCTCCGACAGGGTCTCCATTTCGCGGATACGGTGGCGGGCAGGGGGGCGGGAACACTGGGTTTCGGACTCCCCGCTGCGATCGGAGCATCCCGAGCATTCCCAGACCGTCGAGTGGTTGCACTGGTAGGCGACGGTGGCTTCGGATTCGGATGGGGAGAGCTCGAGACGATCGCCCGACTGGGCTCCGAGGTGACCTGCATCGTGCTGAACAATTCGGTGTTCTCCTACCAGCGGCTTTGGCATGAACTCAACGGAACCCAGGCGCGCAACCTCGACTTTGCCCCAGTGCGGCACGAGCAGCTTGCCGAAGCGGTCGGAATTCGCGGTATTCGGGTGGTCGCAGCTGGCGAACTCAGTACTGCTCTTGAACGTGGGTTGGCGTCAGGCCCCAGCGTGATCGACGTCGTCATTGATCCAACCGAACTCCCTCCATTCCGAAAGGAACGACACATTGGTAAATAA